From Kangiella sp. TOML190, one genomic window encodes:
- a CDS encoding GNAT family N-acetyltransferase, translating to MQIKLCEINDLESLTPLFDDYRQHFKQSSDPAAVKAYLQQRIEANEAIIYLAHSGDEIHGFVMLYPSFSSIGLAPIWILNDMYLKSGSNKRLMALQLLDQIVEDCKAAGAIRIEVTTRKENHKLHKLYKDYGFEKDYKYDYYFLQVTQAAAADMLK from the coding sequence TTGCAGATTAAATTATGTGAAATCAATGATTTAGAAAGCTTAACTCCCTTGTTTGATGATTATCGGCAGCACTTTAAACAAAGCTCCGATCCAGCGGCAGTCAAGGCCTATTTACAGCAGCGAATTGAAGCTAACGAAGCGATTATTTATTTGGCTCATAGTGGGGATGAGATCCATGGCTTTGTAATGTTGTATCCATCCTTTTCCAGTATTGGTTTGGCGCCCATTTGGATTTTAAACGATATGTACCTCAAATCGGGCAGCAACAAAAGGCTAATGGCGCTTCAGTTATTGGATCAGATTGTAGAAGACTGCAAAGCTGCTGGCGCAATTCGGATCGAAGTCACTACCCGCAAAGAAAATCATAAGCTGCATAAACTCTACAAAGACTATGGGTTTGAAAAGGACTACAAATACGACTACTACTTTCTGCAAGTAACGCAAGCCGCAGCGGCCGATATGCTAAAGTGA